From a region of the Flavobacterium branchiarum genome:
- a CDS encoding alpha/beta hydrolase encodes MKKVTHIILLVFVFFSAKAAKVDTLDVYSTAMKKNIKTCVITPDSYKKGKKKLPVVYLLHGYSGNYATWIKSFKEVSKQVDKYNFIVIGVDGNYSSWYFDSPIDAEFKYETYIIDELILFIDKKYKTIASREGRAISGLSMGGHGALYLSFKHQEVFGAAGSMSGGVDFRPFHEKWDIKKRLGSITEFPENWNRNTVVTMLELVQSNKLNLIIDCGVDDFFIDVNRQLHEKMLALKINHDYIERPGKHNIEYWENSLKFQLLFFDNFFKDKVNTK; translated from the coding sequence ATGAAAAAAGTGACACATATAATTCTCTTAGTATTCGTGTTTTTTTCTGCTAAAGCGGCTAAAGTTGATACTTTAGATGTTTACAGCACAGCAATGAAAAAAAACATAAAAACCTGTGTTATAACTCCAGATAGCTATAAAAAAGGAAAGAAAAAATTACCAGTTGTTTATCTGCTCCATGGCTATAGTGGAAATTATGCAACATGGATAAAAAGCTTTAAAGAAGTTTCGAAACAAGTTGATAAATATAATTTTATAGTAATTGGAGTTGATGGGAATTATTCAAGTTGGTATTTTGATAGTCCAATTGATGCTGAATTTAAATATGAAACCTATATAATCGATGAATTAATTCTATTTATAGACAAGAAATACAAAACCATTGCAAGTCGTGAGGGCAGAGCTATTTCGGGTCTTAGTATGGGCGGACATGGAGCGTTGTATTTGTCGTTCAAACATCAAGAAGTATTTGGAGCAGCAGGAAGCATGAGCGGCGGAGTCGATTTTCGTCCATTTCATGAAAAGTGGGATATAAAAAAACGACTGGGCTCAATAACTGAATTTCCTGAGAATTGGAATAGAAATACAGTTGTTACTATGCTAGAACTAGTACAAAGTAATAAGCTCAATCTTATTATTGATTGTGGGGTAGATGATTTTTTTATTGATGTAAACAGACAGCTTCATGAAAAGATGCTTGCTTTAAAAATAAACCACGATTATATAGAGCGTCCAGGGAAACACAATATCGAATATTGG
- a CDS encoding FAD-binding and (Fe-S)-binding domain-containing protein encodes MSDSLQLKQLSNSLEGTLFYDELHKKLYATDASAYRIMPVAVAVPKTEEDIVKIIRFAAKNKISITPRTAGTSLAGQTVGNGIIVDVSKHFTKIVAFDPVKKTITVQPGVIRDELNLYLKPHGLFFGPNTSTTNRCMIGGMVGNNSSGTTSIRYGVTRDKIVEIKAILSDGTTAVFKEMSSEEFIEKTKGDSLESKIYKTIYEELSNKENQEEIVKEFPKPEIHRRNTGYAIDLLLKSELFSGTENTINLGKLLCGSEGTLAFTTEITLKVDDLPPTNNVMVVAHFHTIQESLEAVVTAMKHHLYTCEMMDDTILDCTKTNREQAKNRFFIQGEPKAVIMLEVGSHTSMEDAELQADALIKDLQENNFGYALPKIYGADIDKINDLRKAGLGLLGSIVGDDKAADSIEDTAVELSDLPNYIADFSAMMESHGQSAIYYAHAGAGEIHLRPVLNLKTKEGLHQFRNIATEVAILVKKYRGSLSGEHGDGIVRGEFLPFMIGDKNYELLKRIKSAFDPNTILNVGKIVNAFKMDENLRVEAGRVEPDIKTLQDFSDSMGILRAAEKCNGSGDCRKLPSTGGTLCPSYRATRNEKDTTRARANALREYLTHSEKDNKFDHEELYKVFELCVSCKACASECPSNVDVATLKSEFLYQYQKANGFSIRNKIFAFNSKLNKLGSIAPSMTNFVANLGLVKKGMGIASKRQVPLLAPTTFRKWYQKNKKSAESNTFENGKVYLFCDEFTNYYDVSVGIDAYELLTQLGYEVVVVDHEESGRAFISKGFLEEAQVIANKNVTIFKDLISESTPLIGIEPSAILTFRDEYIRLVKDKESAEKLSKNTFTIEEFFKREITKEKIHSEQFSDVEKTIKIHGHCHQKSLSTVEASFAMLNLPKNSSVTIYNSGCCGMAGSFGYEKEHYEISMQMGEDTLFPKIRTTEATTAIAAAGTSCRHQIFDGTNRKAMHPVTILRDCLR; translated from the coding sequence ATGTCCGATTCTCTCCAATTAAAACAACTATCCAATTCATTAGAAGGAACTCTTTTTTATGATGAACTTCATAAAAAATTATATGCCACTGATGCTTCTGCTTATAGGATTATGCCAGTCGCAGTGGCAGTTCCAAAGACAGAAGAAGATATTGTTAAAATTATTCGCTTTGCAGCAAAAAATAAAATTTCAATTACACCTAGAACAGCAGGAACTTCATTGGCTGGACAAACGGTGGGCAACGGAATAATTGTAGATGTTTCGAAACATTTCACAAAAATTGTAGCTTTTGATCCTGTAAAAAAAACAATAACAGTTCAACCTGGAGTGATTCGCGATGAACTGAATTTGTATTTAAAACCGCATGGTTTATTTTTTGGTCCCAATACTTCAACTACAAATCGATGTATGATTGGAGGAATGGTAGGAAATAATTCATCGGGAACAACGTCCATTCGATATGGAGTTACCCGAGATAAGATAGTTGAGATAAAAGCTATTTTAAGTGATGGTACTACTGCTGTATTCAAAGAAATGTCTTCGGAAGAATTTATCGAGAAGACAAAGGGCGATTCACTTGAAAGTAAAATTTACAAAACAATTTACGAAGAGCTTTCTAATAAAGAAAATCAAGAAGAGATTGTAAAAGAATTTCCAAAGCCAGAAATTCATAGAAGAAATACAGGTTATGCAATCGATTTATTATTAAAATCAGAACTGTTTTCAGGAACTGAAAATACAATAAATTTAGGAAAACTACTTTGTGGAAGCGAAGGAACTTTAGCATTTACCACAGAAATCACATTGAAAGTAGATGATTTGCCACCAACAAATAATGTTATGGTTGTGGCTCATTTTCATACTATTCAAGAAAGCTTAGAAGCGGTAGTTACTGCTATGAAACATCATTTGTACACTTGTGAAATGATGGATGACACGATATTAGATTGTACTAAAACCAATCGAGAACAAGCTAAAAATAGATTTTTTATTCAAGGCGAACCCAAAGCAGTTATTATGCTAGAAGTGGGTTCACATACTAGTATGGAGGATGCCGAATTACAGGCAGATGCTTTGATTAAAGACCTTCAAGAAAATAATTTCGGATATGCTTTGCCTAAAATTTATGGAGCTGATATTGATAAAATTAATGATCTACGAAAAGCAGGTCTTGGTCTTTTAGGAAGTATTGTAGGTGATGATAAAGCAGCTGATTCTATTGAAGATACAGCAGTTGAGTTAAGTGATTTACCTAATTATATCGCCGATTTCTCTGCTATGATGGAAAGTCATGGGCAAAGTGCCATTTATTATGCACATGCAGGAGCAGGAGAAATTCACTTACGCCCAGTTTTAAATTTAAAAACAAAAGAAGGATTACACCAATTTAGAAACATTGCTACCGAAGTGGCTATTTTGGTTAAAAAATATAGAGGTTCGCTGAGTGGAGAACATGGCGACGGAATAGTTCGTGGTGAGTTTTTGCCTTTTATGATAGGAGATAAAAATTACGAATTATTAAAACGAATTAAAAGCGCTTTTGATCCAAATACAATTTTGAATGTTGGGAAAATTGTAAATGCTTTTAAGATGGATGAAAATCTTCGTGTAGAAGCAGGAAGGGTAGAACCAGATATTAAAACTCTTCAGGATTTTTCGGATAGCATGGGGATTTTGCGTGCTGCCGAAAAATGCAATGGCTCAGGGGATTGTAGAAAATTACCTTCGACAGGAGGTACTTTATGCCCGAGTTACCGAGCAACACGAAATGAAAAAGATACGACACGCGCCAGAGCCAATGCTTTGAGAGAATATTTAACACATTCGGAGAAAGACAATAAATTCGATCACGAAGAATTGTATAAAGTATTTGAGTTGTGTGTGAGCTGTAAAGCATGTGCAAGCGAATGTCCAAGTAATGTAGACGTAGCGACTTTAAAATCAGAGTTCTTATACCAATATCAAAAAGCAAACGGTTTTTCTATCCGTAATAAAATATTTGCTTTTAACTCTAAATTGAACAAGTTAGGAAGCATTGCTCCATCGATGACTAATTTTGTAGCCAACTTAGGTTTGGTTAAAAAAGGAATGGGAATAGCATCCAAAAGACAAGTTCCTTTATTGGCACCAACAACTTTTAGGAAATGGTATCAAAAAAATAAAAAGTCAGCAGAAAGTAATACTTTCGAAAACGGGAAAGTATATCTTTTTTGTGATGAATTTACCAATTATTACGATGTTTCTGTTGGAATTGATGCTTACGAATTGTTAACCCAATTAGGTTACGAAGTAGTTGTAGTAGATCATGAAGAAAGCGGAAGAGCTTTTATATCCAAGGGATTTTTAGAAGAAGCACAAGTTATAGCCAATAAAAACGTGACCATTTTTAAAGATTTAATCTCAGAAAGTACGCCTTTGATTGGAATTGAGCCATCAGCAATATTGACTTTTAGAGACGAATATATCCGATTAGTAAAAGACAAAGAAAGCGCTGAAAAATTGTCAAAAAACACCTTTACCATCGAAGAGTTCTTTAAAAGAGAGATTACAAAAGAGAAAATTCATTCAGAGCAATTTTCTGATGTGGAGAAAACAATAAAAATTCACGGACACTGCCATCAAAAATCATTGAGTACAGTTGAAGCCTCTTTTGCCATGTTGAATTTGCCAAAAAATAGTTCAGTTACGATTTACAATTCAGGTTGTTGTGGTATGGCAGGTTCATTTGGGTATGAAAAAGAGCACTATGAAATTAGTATGCAAATGGGAGAGGATACTTTATTTCCAAAAATTAGAACAACCGAAGCTACAACAGCAATTGCAGCTGCAGGAACAAGTTGCCGTCATCAGATTTTTGATGGAACCAATAGAAAAGCAATGCATCCAGTGACAATTTTGAGGGATTGTTTGAGATAA
- the nagB gene encoding glucosamine-6-phosphate deaminase, which produces MKTNTSLAYDIPGKFEETRFEKNHNVIFNSSLEGSKMVAQEIAELIRSKQSKNESCVLGLATGSSPIKVYEELVRMHKEDGLSFYNVVSFNLDEYYPMTKENRQSYHYFMHQYLFNHIDIKPENINIPDGTVALEELNQYCVDYEMKIKEAGGLDFQLLGIGRTGHVGFNEPGSHINSGTRIITLDHITRVDASSDFNGIDNVPKRAITMGVSTILRSKRIVLMAWGQNKAAIIKRTIQGDITSEVPATFLQNHSNATFVLDQFSASELTRFETPWLVGSCTWTQELKCKAIVWLCKETKQAILKLTDRDYNNNGMSDLLAQEGSAYDLNINMFNVLQHTITGWPGGKPNTSDSHRPERANPAKKRVILFSPHPDDDVISMGGTFSKLIKQGHDVHVVYQTSGNIAVTDDEALKFAEVCNDFIGKDKEGVNFSAVIDFLNNKTENQVDSLEVRKLKGLIRRRESYAATRYIGLKDENTHFLDLPFYETGQIKKNPLGLEDIAIVKDIIAKIKPHQVFAAGDLADPHGTHEVCLNAIFAAMKELKTEAYMYDCWLWLYRGAWHEWDIHEIDMAVPLSPDEVTIKRHAILYHQSQKDRVMFQGNDSREFWVRAEERNKNTARLYDDLGLAEYEAIEAFKRFSY; this is translated from the coding sequence ATGAAAACCAATACTTCTTTGGCTTACGATATACCTGGGAAATTTGAAGAAACTCGATTTGAAAAAAATCATAATGTAATTTTTAATAGTTCATTAGAGGGTTCAAAAATGGTGGCTCAGGAAATAGCCGAATTAATACGTTCCAAACAATCCAAGAATGAATCTTGTGTACTAGGATTAGCGACAGGTTCATCGCCTATAAAAGTTTATGAGGAATTGGTTCGAATGCATAAAGAAGACGGACTTAGTTTTTATAATGTAGTCTCTTTTAATCTGGATGAATATTATCCAATGACTAAAGAGAATCGTCAGAGTTATCATTATTTCATGCACCAATATCTATTTAACCACATAGATATTAAGCCCGAAAATATAAATATTCCAGATGGAACAGTTGCTTTAGAAGAACTTAATCAATATTGTGTTGATTATGAAATGAAAATTAAAGAAGCTGGAGGGCTTGATTTTCAGTTGTTAGGAATTGGTCGTACTGGACACGTAGGTTTTAATGAGCCTGGTTCGCATATTAATTCAGGAACCAGAATTATAACATTAGATCATATTACAAGAGTCGATGCGTCATCAGATTTTAATGGTATCGACAATGTTCCAAAAAGAGCCATTACCATGGGTGTTTCAACAATTCTTAGATCTAAAAGAATTGTCCTAATGGCTTGGGGACAAAACAAAGCAGCAATTATTAAGAGAACAATACAAGGAGATATTACTTCAGAAGTTCCTGCTACTTTTTTACAAAATCATTCTAATGCAACATTCGTTTTAGATCAGTTTTCTGCATCCGAATTAACCCGTTTCGAAACGCCATGGTTAGTTGGGAGTTGTACATGGACACAAGAATTAAAATGTAAAGCAATTGTTTGGCTTTGTAAAGAAACCAAACAAGCGATATTAAAACTTACTGATAGAGATTATAATAATAATGGAATGTCAGACCTTTTGGCTCAAGAAGGTTCTGCTTATGATTTGAATATTAATATGTTCAATGTTTTACAGCATACCATAACAGGTTGGCCAGGAGGAAAACCAAATACTTCAGATTCACACCGACCAGAAAGAGCCAATCCTGCTAAAAAAAGAGTAATCCTTTTTAGTCCACATCCAGATGATGACGTAATTTCTATGGGTGGAACATTCTCAAAATTAATTAAACAAGGACACGATGTACATGTTGTGTATCAGACTTCTGGAAATATTGCAGTTACAGATGATGAAGCATTAAAGTTTGCAGAAGTATGTAATGACTTTATCGGAAAAGACAAAGAAGGAGTTAATTTTTCAGCAGTTATTGATTTTCTAAATAACAAGACGGAAAATCAAGTGGATTCATTAGAAGTTCGAAAATTAAAAGGACTTATTAGAAGACGTGAATCTTATGCAGCTACTAGATATATTGGTTTAAAAGATGAGAATACGCATTTTTTAGATCTTCCTTTTTATGAAACTGGTCAAATAAAGAAAAATCCTTTAGGGTTAGAAGATATTGCAATCGTTAAAGATATTATTGCAAAAATAAAACCACATCAAGTATTTGCAGCAGGAGATTTAGCCGATCCACATGGTACGCATGAAGTATGTCTGAATGCAATATTTGCCGCAATGAAAGAATTAAAAACAGAAGCCTATATGTACGATTGTTGGTTATGGTTGTACCGAGGTGCTTGGCATGAGTGGGATATTCATGAGATAGACATGGCTGTGCCATTAAGTCCAGATGAGGTAACTATTAAGAGACATGCTATTTTGTATCATCAATCTCAAAAAGACCGAGTAATGTTTCAAGGAAATGACTCAAGAGAATTTTGGGTGCGTGCAGAAGAGCGCAATAAAAATACAGCAAGGTTATATGATGACTTAGGACTTGCAGAATATGAAGCTATCGAAGCTTTCAAGCGTTTTTCTTACTAA
- a CDS encoding DeoR/GlpR family DNA-binding transcription regulator yields MLKAERHKYIMTRLFEDQKVVTTDLALALDLSEDTIRRDLNELDNKNLLDKVYGGAILPTEKSANVFDIAITAEEEKKEIVTKALSLLHDGQVIIMSGGSTNLVFAKLIPSDLKATIYTYSLPIAMQLSQHPNIDLIFIGGKMQKNAMVTIGMDVIQVVSKIKADICFIGASSINVKQGLTEIGYEVSIVKKAMIESSDRVVSMFSSNKLNTKMPHVVCELSQLDTIVTNLDPEDSRLEEYRKSGVFVL; encoded by the coding sequence ATGCTAAAAGCGGAAAGACATAAATACATAATGACTAGACTCTTTGAAGATCAAAAAGTCGTTACCACAGACTTGGCTTTGGCTTTAGATTTGTCTGAGGACACAATTAGAAGAGATTTAAATGAGCTTGACAACAAGAATCTTCTTGATAAAGTTTATGGTGGAGCTATTCTGCCTACAGAAAAGTCTGCTAATGTCTTTGATATTGCTATAACGGCAGAAGAAGAGAAGAAAGAAATCGTTACAAAAGCATTGTCATTGTTACACGATGGACAGGTTATTATAATGAGTGGAGGAAGTACTAATTTAGTTTTTGCAAAGCTAATCCCTTCAGATTTGAAGGCAACTATATATACGTATAGTTTGCCAATAGCGATGCAACTTTCTCAACATCCAAATATAGATTTGATATTCATAGGTGGAAAAATGCAGAAAAACGCAATGGTTACTATAGGTATGGATGTAATACAGGTTGTGTCTAAGATTAAAGCAGATATTTGTTTCATTGGCGCTAGTAGTATCAATGTGAAACAAGGGTTAACAGAAATAGGTTATGAAGTGTCTATTGTTAAGAAAGCGATGATAGAGTCCTCAGATAGAGTTGTTTCTATGTTTTCTTCAAACAAATTAAATACTAAAATGCCACATGTTGTTTGCGAATTAAGTCAACTAGATACTATTGTTACTAATTTGGATCCAGAAGATTCAAGACTGGAAGAATATAGAAAATCGGGTGTTTTTGTCTTGTAA
- a CDS encoding SusC/RagA family TonB-linked outer membrane protein translates to MKKLFLISLLVLFIQVTFGQTKTITGTVKNKADGIPIPGATVLIQGTSNGSSTDFDGNYTIAVAPGQSLSFSYMGFETQVVKFEGQQKLNVALTESTSKLDEVVIVGFASQKKANLTGAVASIDVSKAIGSRPVTNVSKALQGTTPGVNISFNSGNLNRSANINIRGAGTINGSDAPLVLVDGVPTDMALINPNDVESISVLKDAASASIYGARAAFGVILITTKGGKTGEGKVRFSYTGNTAFNSTISTLKFLDPTEEIPGLIAAGTRTDGAVPEIFGANYKTLLDGIKVWKQNYANNRTSKEMIYGEDWEIKNGTPYFYRVWDANKELYAKDAAQTYHNFSAQGNLGNNSSFFASLALTDQKGMLRVNQETKKRTNINLGFTTKLAEWLTGDFKVMTIRNTYENPFNYYGGAGTDDTGVTGYLGYALRWGQYTPNFGTYRGYNFRTAGGYLTNASRNETDQYNNRLSAKFTAEITKDLNLIAEVSSVSDYYSRKQNGGKFQAWDSWSSMPYDATTIQTAIPTTLEAGNDFVAQSKAETKTNVVNIYANYKKQFNNHNLKFLGGFNSEWQDFSRTYARRNTLLDKSKPEFNLAVGEQFVSGAANSTLNPAETSYSIAGFFARVNYDYNGIYLLELNARYDGSSKFPTDQQWGFFPSASVGYRISNEKFMENTRGWLNDLKLRASMGSIGNQNIGNNAFLSVLNSSNPSWVNSGAVLPPSTGLPTNVDPSLTWEKVYTKDAGIDIRIFDMFGASFDWYQRDTKGMLAPGITLPGSFGQTAAQTNSGNMRTRGWELALNFNKKINENVSVFLDLALSDYKSVVTKWNNSSKLLNTYYDGYEIGQIWGLTSDRLLQSSDVFTNNGKTVNGIDYSKTMNGNFKYGAGDVHYVDTNGDGVISRGAGTANDHGDLSKIGNSTPRYKYGITLGGKVHGFDISGFFQGVAKRDYWAASDAVLPFYRAPQQMFASQADYWTPTNTEAYWPNPAYASESTAFGGSTNGINNFITQTRYLLDMSYLRLKNVTLGYSLPQEFIKKAGLEKVRIYASGENLLTWADSRLPVDPEIDENEIFWGRSYPFTKTISFGIELAF, encoded by the coding sequence ATGAAAAAATTATTCCTTATTTCATTGTTGGTTTTGTTCATTCAAGTAACATTTGGGCAAACAAAAACAATTACCGGGACTGTAAAAAACAAAGCGGACGGAATTCCTATACCAGGAGCTACTGTCCTTATTCAGGGAACTTCAAATGGTAGCTCGACTGATTTTGATGGAAACTACACTATTGCTGTAGCACCAGGACAAAGTCTTAGTTTTAGCTATATGGGATTTGAAACCCAAGTGGTGAAATTTGAAGGACAACAAAAGCTCAATGTTGCTCTTACAGAAAGCACTTCTAAATTAGATGAAGTCGTAATCGTAGGATTCGCTTCTCAGAAAAAAGCTAATCTAACAGGAGCCGTAGCTTCTATCGATGTTAGCAAAGCGATAGGAAGTAGACCAGTAACAAACGTTAGTAAGGCACTACAAGGTACCACACCAGGGGTAAATATTAGTTTTAATTCTGGAAATCTTAATCGTTCTGCAAATATAAACATCCGTGGTGCAGGAACAATTAATGGTTCTGATGCGCCTCTTGTACTTGTAGATGGTGTACCAACTGATATGGCTCTTATTAATCCAAATGATGTAGAATCAATATCTGTACTTAAAGATGCTGCTTCGGCTTCTATCTACGGAGCTCGTGCTGCCTTTGGGGTAATTCTTATTACTACCAAGGGAGGAAAAACAGGTGAAGGAAAAGTTAGATTTTCATACACTGGAAACACGGCTTTCAATTCCACAATTTCTACATTAAAATTCCTAGACCCAACAGAAGAGATTCCAGGGTTAATTGCCGCTGGAACACGTACAGATGGTGCTGTACCTGAAATTTTCGGAGCAAATTACAAAACATTACTAGATGGAATTAAAGTCTGGAAACAAAATTACGCTAATAACCGTACTAGTAAAGAGATGATTTATGGTGAAGATTGGGAAATTAAAAACGGTACACCATATTTTTACAGAGTATGGGATGCTAATAAAGAATTATATGCGAAAGATGCTGCTCAAACTTATCACAATTTCTCTGCACAGGGTAATTTAGGAAATAACAGTTCTTTCTTTGCTTCATTGGCTCTTACGGATCAAAAAGGAATGCTAAGGGTTAATCAAGAAACCAAAAAAAGAACAAACATAAACTTAGGATTCACAACAAAATTAGCGGAATGGCTTACGGGTGATTTCAAAGTGATGACCATCAGAAATACTTACGAAAACCCATTTAATTATTATGGTGGTGCTGGTACAGATGATACAGGTGTTACAGGTTACCTTGGTTATGCACTTCGTTGGGGACAATATACACCTAATTTTGGTACTTATAGAGGCTATAATTTCCGTACTGCTGGAGGATATTTAACTAATGCCTCTAGGAATGAAACTGACCAATATAACAATAGATTGAGTGCTAAATTTACAGCTGAAATCACTAAAGATCTTAATTTAATAGCCGAAGTAAGCAGTGTAAGTGATTACTATTCAAGAAAACAAAACGGAGGTAAATTTCAAGCTTGGGATAGCTGGTCCTCTATGCCTTATGATGCTACAACAATACAAACTGCTATTCCTACTACCCTTGAAGCAGGAAATGATTTTGTAGCTCAATCAAAAGCGGAAACAAAAACCAATGTGGTTAATATTTATGCTAACTACAAAAAACAATTCAACAATCACAATCTAAAATTCTTAGGAGGTTTTAACTCAGAGTGGCAAGATTTCTCTCGTACTTATGCAAGAAGAAATACACTTTTAGACAAATCTAAACCCGAATTTAACCTTGCAGTAGGAGAACAATTTGTTTCTGGAGCTGCGAATAGCACTTTAAATCCAGCAGAAACATCCTACTCAATTGCAGGTTTCTTTGCTCGTGTAAATTATGATTACAACGGAATTTATTTATTAGAATTAAATGCTCGTTATGATGGTTCTTCTAAATTCCCAACAGACCAACAATGGGGATTCTTCCCTTCTGCTTCTGTAGGATATAGAATTAGTAATGAAAAATTCATGGAAAATACACGTGGTTGGTTAAACGATCTTAAATTACGTGCCTCTATGGGGTCAATTGGTAATCAAAACATTGGAAACAATGCCTTCTTATCTGTATTGAATTCTTCAAATCCTTCATGGGTAAATAGTGGAGCGGTATTACCTCCTTCTACAGGCTTACCAACCAATGTTGATCCATCGTTAACTTGGGAAAAAGTATATACTAAAGATGCTGGTATTGACATTAGAATATTTGACATGTTTGGTGCTTCGTTTGACTGGTACCAACGTGATACTAAAGGAATGTTGGCTCCTGGTATAACGCTTCCAGGCTCATTTGGTCAAACTGCAGCACAAACTAACTCAGGAAACATGAGAACAAGAGGTTGGGAATTGGCTTTAAATTTCAACAAAAAAATAAACGAAAATGTTTCCGTTTTTCTAGATCTTGCTTTATCTGATTATAAATCAGTGGTAACAAAATGGAACAACAGTTCTAAATTATTAAATACTTATTATGATGGGTATGAAATTGGTCAAATCTGGGGTCTAACTAGTGATCGATTACTACAATCTAGCGACGTATTTACTAATAATGGTAAAACGGTAAATGGAATTGATTATTCTAAAACAATGAATGGTAATTTCAAATACGGAGCAGGAGATGTACATTATGTAGATACAAACGGAGATGGTGTTATATCGCGCGGAGCAGGAACTGCAAACGATCATGGAGATTTAAGTAAAATTGGTAATTCAACTCCTCGATACAAATACGGAATAACATTAGGTGGAAAAGTACATGGTTTTGATATTTCAGGTTTCTTCCAAGGAGTTGCTAAACGCGATTACTGGGCTGCTTCTGATGCTGTATTACCATTTTATCGTGCACCTCAACAAATGTTTGCTAGCCAAGCTGATTATTGGACACCAACTAATACAGAAGCTTACTGGCCAAATCCAGCTTATGCAAGTGAATCGACTGCTTTTGGAGGCAGTACTAATGGTATAAATAACTTTATTACCCAAACAAGATACCTACTTGATATGTCTTATCTACGTCTTAAAAATGTTACACTTGGTTATTCTTTACCGCAAGAATTTATCAAAAAAGCAGGCTTAGAAAAAGTAAGAATCTACGCTTCGGGTGAAAACTTGTTGACTTGGGCAGATAGCCGTCTTCCTGTTGATCCAGAAATTGACGAAAATGAAATTTTCTGGGGAAGATCTTATCCTTTTACCAAAACAATATCTTTTGGTATTGAGCTAGCTTTTTAA